Proteins from a single region of Gimesia sp.:
- a CDS encoding DUF4129 domain-containing protein — protein MTASRVRLQSRVSLILSLGILLLTPVFLAAQQENDYTDLSSPDQVMLKQDMQEILKRPEFRHLTRERELTQEADVDLNDWIKDSPRQSSYDTSAISGVAGLIFLYLSYAAVICACLLVLFLLVKAVTGFKLSREHNMKSDKTQLQGEMVLEEHVSPAELAAATYLERAQELARSGNYHQAIIQLLYGSMSFIERSGWIRFRKGLTYRDYMRAARPHGLAGESLRQMIRTYEPLGFGRRVATREHFESTLQHYESAFQKET, from the coding sequence ATGACAGCCTCTCGAGTTCGCCTCCAGAGCAGAGTCTCCCTGATTCTCAGTCTGGGAATCCTCCTGCTGACCCCGGTGTTTCTCGCTGCACAGCAGGAAAATGATTACACCGATCTGTCATCTCCTGACCAGGTGATGCTGAAGCAGGACATGCAGGAGATTCTGAAACGGCCCGAATTTCGACATCTGACCCGCGAACGCGAACTCACTCAGGAAGCCGACGTGGATCTGAACGACTGGATCAAAGATTCTCCCCGACAAAGCAGCTATGACACCTCTGCCATCTCCGGTGTTGCCGGATTGATTTTCCTCTACCTGTCGTATGCTGCTGTGATTTGTGCCTGTCTCCTGGTTCTGTTCCTGCTCGTAAAAGCAGTGACTGGCTTTAAGCTTTCCAGAGAGCACAACATGAAATCCGACAAAACCCAATTGCAAGGGGAGATGGTGCTGGAGGAACATGTCTCGCCCGCTGAATTAGCGGCAGCCACTTACCTCGAACGGGCACAGGAACTCGCCCGATCCGGTAACTACCATCAAGCCATCATCCAGCTACTGTATGGATCCATGAGCTTCATTGAACGCTCGGGATGGATCCGGTTCCGAAAAGGATTAACTTATCGCGATTACATGCGTGCGGCACGCCCGCATGGCCTGGCCGGTGAATCACTGCGTCAGATGATTCGCACTTATGAACCCCTGGGATTCGGCCGTCGGGTCGCAACCCGAGAACACTTTGAAAGTACACTCCAGCATTATGAATCAGCCTTCCAGAAAGAAACGTGA
- a CDS encoding DUF4350 domain-containing protein produces MNQPSRKKRERRNAGWFWLAALCLLLPLHLWFPEFGTGALDDSYSSSASGKKAFYLLLDHESFQTERNRTPLSVLLQTLDYDETVCILGPARYPSPLEWSSLLAWVEEGGRLVISANPKHPQFQVEPLELSVEYLDEVERENMPRVEKKEEDKEESDLSLLMKGEHDLIEAQASTVFSDVPSLVWDTNARVTSATGQALVTAGETQQAVRLHHGLGTVVVSASSEIFSNQSMVDGGSVAAFRLIEAAGPPEYFVVDESLNASGTSKVVALLIDPTFRPLTIQLLITLLIFGWWRNNRFGPILSSHILPRHNIVSHTDNVGNLHYKKANGRALLFAYIKQLFSELNLRHFRGEEHRVLDPIARRLNEDPKQIKKFLKQAAQIAKSKKVNRHQMGELIRKLSKIRQAASPGKYQKK; encoded by the coding sequence ATGAATCAGCCTTCCAGAAAGAAACGTGAACGCAGAAATGCGGGCTGGTTCTGGCTGGCCGCACTCTGTCTGCTACTTCCTTTGCACCTCTGGTTTCCGGAGTTCGGTACCGGTGCGCTGGACGATTCCTACAGTTCCTCCGCCAGCGGGAAAAAAGCATTTTATCTCCTGCTCGATCATGAATCGTTTCAAACGGAACGCAACCGGACTCCTCTAAGCGTCCTGCTGCAAACACTCGATTATGACGAAACCGTCTGCATCCTCGGGCCGGCCCGCTATCCCAGTCCACTGGAATGGTCGTCTCTGCTGGCCTGGGTCGAAGAGGGCGGGCGACTGGTCATCTCAGCCAATCCAAAACATCCGCAATTCCAGGTGGAACCGCTGGAACTCAGCGTGGAATATCTCGATGAAGTGGAACGGGAGAACATGCCCCGTGTTGAGAAAAAAGAGGAAGACAAAGAGGAATCCGATCTCAGTCTACTGATGAAAGGCGAACATGACCTGATCGAAGCCCAGGCCTCTACCGTGTTTTCTGATGTCCCTTCACTCGTCTGGGATACCAATGCACGGGTGACCTCCGCAACGGGTCAGGCTCTGGTCACTGCAGGAGAGACCCAGCAGGCCGTCCGACTGCATCATGGCTTGGGAACAGTTGTTGTCTCCGCCTCCTCGGAAATCTTTTCAAATCAGTCCATGGTAGATGGCGGCAGCGTTGCGGCATTTCGGCTCATTGAGGCTGCCGGACCTCCCGAGTATTTTGTTGTTGATGAATCGCTGAATGCTTCAGGAACTTCCAAAGTCGTCGCCCTGCTGATCGATCCGACCTTCCGCCCCCTGACAATCCAGCTGCTGATCACACTGCTGATTTTCGGCTGGTGGAGAAACAATCGTTTCGGGCCGATCCTCTCTTCTCACATTCTGCCCCGGCATAATATTGTTTCGCATACCGATAACGTCGGCAATTTACACTATAAAAAAGCCAACGGGCGTGCTTTACTATTCGCGTATATCAAGCAGCTGTTTTCCGAACTGAACCTCAGGCATTTCCGTGGTGAGGAACATCGTGTACTCGATCCCATCGCGAGACGTTTGAATGAAGATCCAAAGCAGATCAAAAAATTCCTGAAACAGGCTGCTCAAATCGCGAAGAGTAAAAAAGTGAATCGCCATCAGATGGGTGAGCTGATTCGAAAACTGTCAAAAATCAGACAGGCTGCTTCGCCTGGGAAATATCAGAAGAAATAA
- a CDS encoding Rieske (2Fe-2S) protein yields MITYHSIAKVGDIPEGEGRAYHLEGLMIAVFLKEGQYTAINDFCPHQGAPLSTGYVDEEGAVTCPWHAWRFCIKDGTWLDNPKSKLQVPVYPLRIEGDDIQVGLELPEEEAPSTPAD; encoded by the coding sequence GTGATTACCTACCATTCGATCGCCAAAGTCGGTGACATTCCGGAAGGAGAAGGACGCGCTTATCATCTCGAAGGCCTGATGATCGCCGTCTTCCTCAAAGAAGGCCAGTATACCGCCATCAATGATTTCTGCCCTCACCAGGGAGCGCCCCTCTCAACCGGCTATGTCGACGAAGAGGGAGCGGTTACCTGTCCCTGGCATGCCTGGCGATTCTGTATCAAAGATGGCACCTGGCTGGACAATCCCAAATCAAAATTACAGGTTCCCGTATACCCGCTGCGAATCGAAGGGGATGACATCCAGGTGGGACTGGAGCTCCCTGAAGAAGAGGCCCCATCGACTCCCGCCGACTAA
- a CDS encoding metal-dependent hydrolase, translated as MATKITWLGHSSFQIETNGKTILLDPFLTGNPSASVSADALEADAIIVSHGHGDHVGDTVEIAKRTKALVVANFEIIDWMGKQGIENVHPQHIGGSYQHEFGTVKLTIAHHGSMLPDGSNGGSPCGILLKLDDGTIYFAADTGLFYDMKLIGEEGVDLAILPIGDNFTMGPEDAVRATKLIEPKRVIPMHYNTWPLIEQDAAAWAHQVRSQTTAEPVVLEPGGSCEF; from the coding sequence ATGGCAACAAAGATTACCTGGCTGGGACATTCCTCCTTTCAGATTGAAACCAATGGTAAAACCATCCTCCTGGATCCCTTTCTGACAGGGAATCCCAGCGCGAGCGTCTCCGCCGATGCCCTCGAGGCTGATGCGATCATTGTCAGTCACGGACACGGCGATCATGTCGGGGATACCGTTGAGATCGCGAAACGAACCAAAGCGCTGGTGGTTGCCAATTTCGAAATCATCGACTGGATGGGGAAACAGGGGATTGAAAATGTGCACCCTCAGCACATCGGTGGTTCCTATCAACATGAGTTTGGGACCGTCAAGCTGACGATCGCCCATCATGGATCAATGCTGCCGGACGGAAGCAACGGCGGCAGCCCCTGTGGTATCCTCTTAAAACTGGATGATGGAACGATTTACTTTGCCGCTGATACCGGTCTGTTTTACGACATGAAGCTGATTGGTGAAGAAGGCGTTGACCTGGCGATCCTGCCGATCGGCGATAACTTCACTATGGGACCGGAAGATGCCGTACGGGCGACGAAACTGATCGAACCCAAACGGGTTATCCCCATGCACTACAATACCTGGCCCCTGATTGAACAAGACGCCGCTGCGTGGGCTCATCAGGTACGAAGCCAGACCACAGCCGAACCGGTGGTATTGGAACCGGGGGGCTCCTGCGAGTTTTAG